The nucleotide window CCAGGGGCAGCGCGGCGAGCGGCAGATCCCGGCGGTCACGCACCCCCGCCACACAGACCACCCCGATGACCCCGACCCCGGCACCCGCCACAAGATCGGCCGTCCCACTCCAACACATCACGCCACCAGGGGGTCCACCGCCGCGCGTATCCACCTTGCCGCGGCCCACGCTACGTCGCGCTCGGCCGGCGGCCCGGGTGACACGCGTCGTGGACCGGACCGGTAGGGACGGGCTCGTACAAGAACACCGCCACCGCAGCGGGCGGCACGAGCGGCGACCGGCTCGGCTCCCTTCCGGGGTCGGTTGTGTTGCCCTGAGGCGCCGAACCCGGAAGGGACACGATGGCTATCGCACCGCTGTCACTTCTTCCAGGCCCAGTGCAGGCGATCGAGCCCGCTCTGGTTGTTCACCTTCAGGCTGAGGCGGGTGCCCGTGCCCTGGAGGGTGGTGAGGGAGTAGGTGTCACCGTTGCGCAGACCGGGCCAGTAGACCGAGCCCAGGCCCAGCTCCCGGATGGTGTCGGTCGCGGCCTGGATGTAGGCGACCTCACTGGAGCCGTTGACCGGGCCGTTGTAGTTCAGGCCGGAGGTCATGGTCGCGCCGAACTCGTCGAGGACGGTGCGTGAGGCGCAGTTGCCGATGCGCGCCTTGAAGTCCTGCTTCCACTGGTCGACGCTGGTCCAGTCGGTGTGCCAGAAGCCGTAGTTGTGCAGGGCGATCCGGGTGCCGTCGAGCCGGCTGTCGGCGCAGACGGGCTTGACGTCCTCGCTGTACTTGATGCCTCCGATGAGGACCCGGTCGCGGGGGATGGAGCGGTGCGTGGTCAGCCAGCGCGCGGCCACGTCGCGCCACTCCTGGGAGGTGTAGCCGAACGGCTCGTTCATCGGCTCGAAGTACACCTTGGAGTTGTCCTTGTAGGCGGAGGTGATCCGCGCCCACATCCGGTCCCAGGAGGCCTGGTCGTCGATCTTGCCGTCCTTGGCGTTGTCGGCCTCCCAGTAGCCCAGGATGACCTTGAAGCCCTTGGCGGTGGCGGCGTCGATCGCGGCCTGGTACGACTTCCAGAACGGGCCGTTCACGGAAGTGGGGTTGACCGGAAGGCGGACCGTGTTGGCGCCGAGCTTGGCGAACCCGCCGATGATCGCCTCGGACTTGGCGTAGGTCGTGGCATAGCTGTCGGAGGTGGACAGGCCCGAGGGCACGACCGCGTCGTCGGCGTAGTTGTCGCGCGGGTCGGCCCAGTTGACCCCGCGGAAGTCGCTGACGGGCGGCGGCGAGGCGTGGCGGGAGGCGGCTGCGGGAGCGGCGGACGCGGGGGAGGCGAGAGCCCCGCCGAAGGCCGTGACACCGGCCAGGAACGCCCCAAGGCAAGCTGTCCCGCGATGGTTCTTTCGACGCACGAAGTCCCTTTCTGGGCAGTTGAGTTCGCGACCCTTACTGCAGGTCGGCGGCTCTGTGGCTCCCGCAAAGTAGAAGAGACATCGAACAGAGGTCAACACATCTTCACATCAAATTTCATCAAGAACACAGGATCACGACGTGAGCAGGGTCAGACGCGAGCCCGTCAGCACCGCAGCCGCAGGTCCGCGTTGCCGTCGTCACGAACGTCGAACTGACCCCGGGCGGGGCCACAAGACGGGCGGCGGAATTCAGAATGACCTGGCGCGAGGCGGTTCCTATGCTCTCTCCTCATGGACGTGGATCAGCACCTACTGAACGTGGTCGATGTCGAAGCGACGTGCTGGGAGGGGCAGCCCCCACCCGGCCAGGTGAGCGAGATCATCGAGATCGGGCTCACCGTGGTCGATCTGCGTGCCCGGGAGCGCCTCGCCAAACACCGCCTGCTGGTACGCCCGGCCCGATCGGAAGTGAGCCCGTTCTGTACGGAGCTGACCGGGCTGACGCAGACCGACGTGGACGCGGGCCTGCCCTTCGCCGAGGCGTGCCGGGCGCTGGCAGCCCAGCATCGAGCGGGCCTGCTGCCGTGGGCCAGTTGGGGCGACTACGACCGTAACCAGTTCACTCGCCAATGCCGGCGCACACGTACCCAGTACCCCTTCGGCCACCGCCACACCAATGCCAAGGTCGCGTTCACCGCCTCCTACGGCCTGCGCCGACGCCCCGGAATGGCCGAGGCGCTGAGGGCGGCCGGCCTCCCGCTGGAGGGCCGCCACCACCGAGGTGACGACGACGCGTGGAACATCGCGGCCCTGGTGCTGGATCTGGCCGGGCGTGGAGACTGGCCCGAGGGCTGAGGTCGCGTGGGACAGGCCCGACAGGAGGACCTGACGGAGTCCTACCAGGCGGCGAGCGCGGCCGGTTCGCCGAGGCGGGCGGCCGCCGTCTGCCAGGCGGCCGTCACCGCGGTATGCGCCTGCGCGGTGCTTGGGGCATGACCGCCGGTCAGGGTGAGCGGTGCCCCTATGTGGACGTGCAGGCCCGGCCGGCGCAGTGGCGCGGTGACCAGCCCCGCGAGCTGCTTGGCCGTGGTGCCCGAGGTAACCCGGCGTGCCCCGGCCTGGCCGACCGGGACGACGGGCGCGCCGGTGCGCTCGGCGAGCCGGGACAGGCCGCTGCGGAACGCTTCCGGTGCGGCTTCGGCGGCGTCCTTGCGGAGCGGGAGCCCACCCTCGGCATAGATGAGGACGAGCCGCCCCTTCTCCAGCGCGGCCGCAGCGAGGTCAAGTGCGTGGGCGGCGCGCCGGTCGTTGCGGTACACAGGGATGTGCCCTTCACGGGCGAGCGCGCGGCCGAGCAGGGGGATGCGCCACAGGCCGGCGGCAGCCATGACGACCGGCTGGACACCGAGACGGTGCAGCGCGGCGCAGACGACGGCGGGGTCGGCGAGCGAGGTGTGGTTCGCGGCGATGATGCTGCCCGGCGCCAGGTCGGCACCGGCATCGGCGGTGACGCTGAGACGACCGACGGCAGGCACCAGGATGTCGGCGAGGCGGCTGAGCATGTGGGTCTCCCGGTCTGAACGGTGGTGACCTTCATCGTCGGCGGGCGGGCGGCGCCCGGCCTGAGCGCTCGTACTCAATTCCACGGGGGCCGGTACCCAGGCTCGGTTTCGTGCTGCCGCTGAAGTCCGTCGAGGTGGGGGCGGGGGCACCGAGGCCACCCCCGTATGGGCATGCCCGCCCCGAGCGTTCTGCCACTGCGACGGCTGGCGCACGGTGGCGGTCCGCCCTTCCGGATCTCACACCAAATCGCTCCCTCCGCCCACTTCAGGTCCGAGCTGT belongs to Streptomyces graminofaciens and includes:
- a CDS encoding glycoside hydrolase family 5 protein; the encoded protein is MRRKNHRGTACLGAFLAGVTAFGGALASPASAAPAAASRHASPPPVSDFRGVNWADPRDNYADDAVVPSGLSTSDSYATTYAKSEAIIGGFAKLGANTVRLPVNPTSVNGPFWKSYQAAIDAATAKGFKVILGYWEADNAKDGKIDDQASWDRMWARITSAYKDNSKVYFEPMNEPFGYTSQEWRDVAARWLTTHRSIPRDRVLIGGIKYSEDVKPVCADSRLDGTRIALHNYGFWHTDWTSVDQWKQDFKARIGNCASRTVLDEFGATMTSGLNYNGPVNGSSEVAYIQAATDTIRELGLGSVYWPGLRNGDTYSLTTLQGTGTRLSLKVNNQSGLDRLHWAWKK
- a CDS encoding 3'-5' exonuclease yields the protein MDVDQHLLNVVDVEATCWEGQPPPGQVSEIIEIGLTVVDLRARERLAKHRLLVRPARSEVSPFCTELTGLTQTDVDAGLPFAEACRALAAQHRAGLLPWASWGDYDRNQFTRQCRRTRTQYPFGHRHTNAKVAFTASYGLRRRPGMAEALRAAGLPLEGRHHRGDDDAWNIAALVLDLAGRGDWPEG
- a CDS encoding lysophospholipid acyltransferase family protein; translated protein: MLSRLADILVPAVGRLSVTADAGADLAPGSIIAANHTSLADPAVVCAALHRLGVQPVVMAAAGLWRIPLLGRALAREGHIPVYRNDRRAAHALDLAAAALEKGRLVLIYAEGGLPLRKDAAEAAPEAFRSGLSRLAERTGAPVVPVGQAGARRVTSGTTAKQLAGLVTAPLRRPGLHVHIGAPLTLTGGHAPSTAQAHTAVTAAWQTAAARLGEPAALAAW